DNA from Coffea arabica cultivar ET-39 chromosome 10c, Coffea Arabica ET-39 HiFi, whole genome shotgun sequence:
tagataacaaaccctagGTCACTAGTaaggtcgagtggagtgttatctcctcggcaattcggtatactcgagtattaccacctgtgtttcgtgtggcgtgcgggcccggaaaagagggttgattggtggacggaaattggcgagaagtgaagttttctttctggactaattattatttgaaagttgacggagtgtcaactactattcgATCAAGCTGGGATGGAGCCGAGACATGAGCAACTGTATCCTTACTTGTGAACATGATCCACACATTTCTtgactacttgaagtattatctctttacttgaatttgtttgctcgctatttcactattacctTGTTTGCTGGACAATTTGATATCTGGAACAtcactgagttttggctcaccctattagttttgttttccttacaggggtacgagtgacgcgtgagacgtgtaaagactagcgtggtctagttattttgacttttgacttgtactcgcgctattccttgaatagaatgttttgttatGGGATTGTATATACTTTGAACCGCTTGGatatattgaggctttgtaccttgatttgatatcaaaataaattataagttttaaTTGCAATGTTATTTATGGTACATGGATGTATGTACGTgattcgagtgagtgagtcctagtgagagttaggcaggcaacccgtcgaaccctctggtacggcttagggggaggtgggtcgtcacaggtggtatcagagtctagGTTGTGAATTGATCTGGATAGATTGAGTGCTTGATATGATAGGCTAGGGTTTTATCCTTGAGCTTAGCCTTTAGCCTTGTTTTCTACGTGTGGAGTACTTACTTTTGCAATGTTATTTGCAAACTTAGGTGATGGCAGACACTGACGCTCCTGGGGGTGCAGGGCCGTCTCAGCCCGTACCTACTGATGTAACTACTGATGCGCCTACTGATGTACCTACTGGCTTACCTTCTGACGCTCTTGCTGACGAGCCACATCTGGAGGGGCCCGTTTATCGTGTGATCACATACCAGGAGAGCCCCGGTGGGCCAGTGCAGCGATGGTCCCCAGCGCGCAAGATCCGACGCTGCGACTGCTGGAAGACCTACTCCTACCCTGACCGAGTAGTGCTCGTTGTGGATGACGAGCGGAGACGATTGGGTAGCACCAATCGTAGGTGCTATGCGAAGATAGAGCGTTTTCAGGCTACTCTCCGAGATCAGGGAGCCCGGATCCGAGAGTTGGAGGCCGCGGTTCTAGAGGAGCAGCAGCGGACAGATGCCTACTGCGAGAAGGCTCAGGCGACGACTGGACGTCTGATGCGAGTAGTTGGGGATATATGAGACAGGACCGACCACATCCTGACCGAGTGCGAGGCACTTGTAGATGATGTGCTACAGGACTTGGCCGAGGAGGGTCAAGCACCTATAGTTCCTGAGGTTCCTGGTACTCCTGAGGAGGCTCCGGatgaggatcctgaggaggacccAGAGGAGGAGCTGAGTGCATCCTCGGAGTCGGTTGGGTCGGCGTCTAGCCGAGCGACTTTTTAGGATTGTAGTTTGAGGAGATTTTTGCGGGGATAGTTAGGAACATAGTGGGACGACacgtcttcttttgtttttgactttgaCGTGTCATGGTGGATGTAAATAGGgtttcttttgttctatgttccttGGCTGTTATAGCCTCTGACTTGCCGTGGttgacatgtatatatgacttGTTTGGTATGTGTATAAAGTACTTGTTTATTATGTGCTCTAATGCCTTTATTTATCCTTTTGCAACATGTTACACGAGCCATaccttattttgtttatatatttatggttggttaaatccaaaacacggagggtagaagaagtcaaaccCGGGGAACCaaccgaggacgcggtcctagtcgaGGCCGTGGGGATAGACGCGCACAAGAACCTGTGCAAGAAccgagggaagagagagaggcaacgattgagccacaacctgaaccccaagctGCAGGGAGAGATCAACTGGCAACTGCTatccagcaaatgaccaatattttggcccgtttagtggaacaacagggtcaagcccctgtaaatcaGTCTAGGGATCCCGATATGGGACAAGATAGAGCTTTAGAGAGATTCCAGAAATTCTCTCCACCCAAATTCTTAGGAGGGCCAGACCCGGATGGGGCCAAGAAATGGttggaggccatgataaatatttttgctgccctaaactatacAGAGGAGAGGCAAGTCTAATTCGCTGTTTTCTAGTtcgaggggccagctagggcttggtggaatgtagtgagggccaagtggaAGAGAGAGGTGACTGCATGGACCTGGTTAAACTTCGTACGggagtttaacgaaaaataccttccgCCCATCATCCAGGAGAAGCGAGAGGATGATTTCATTAAACTCCTCCAGGGAAtgttgagtgtaactgagtatgagaccTAGTTTATGAAACTGtcaaaatttgctcctgagctgATTGCTACGGAACCAAGGAAAGTtcggaggtttgtgcaagggctaaatgtggaattacaagaagccttagcggcaTCCCAaattaatacgtttacggaggtccTGAAGAAAGCCCaaaggatagagactgctagggcacaCGTGAGGAATTTTCACGCCAAACGAAAAGGAGGATCTATTGGAGCCCAAGGGTCAATGCGGAGTGATCAAAACGTACCACCTGCCAAGTCCGGTCGtggagctggaggtggacggTTTTCGAGTGCGTCTAGGGGAGGTGCTCCGAGAGGAGGTACTCAGAGAGGAGGTGCCCAGAGGGGAGGCCAAAGTGGTAGAGGACAAGGTAGAGGAATTCCACAGGGTGGTCAGACCTCTACTCCCCGAGTAACATGCGGATAATGTGGAAAACTGAACCATACTGAGGATGAATGTTGGAGAAAGGCTCGGAAGTGCCTAAGGTGTGGAAGTACGGAGCACCAGATAGTCAACTGCCCGTTGATTAGTGATACCCAGTCGACTGCCAAGTCAAACCCAAGGCCGACCAATGTTGGAGGGGTTAGGTCGAGGGTTCCGGCTAGAGTATATTCACTGGACCAACAATCCGTGCCTGAACCAACGGAGatggtagaaggtacgatccctgttttcCACTGGTTAgcaaaaattttgatagaccccggtGCTACTCACTCTTTTGTTATTCCTgcatttatgcttggaattgatCTGAAAGTTGAAAGattaccttatgacttagaagtaagAACCCCTACAGGTAATCAAATTTTGCTTGCGAATGAGGTGTATAAAAAGTGTGATATTTGGGTTGGTGAACGAAAGTTGGTAGTTGACCTTATTAGTCTAGCCATTAAAGGGTATGATGTCATTCTCGgaatggattggctagctcatTATCATGCTCGGGTAGATTGTAGGATGAAAGTGGTAGAGTTTTGCATTCTAGGTGAGGCAATCTTGAAATTAGACGTGAGGGGTATGTTAGCCTCTTCTACGCTCATTTCGGGAATAAGGGTtaggaaattgcttagtcgTGGGGCACGCAGTTACTTAGCTTTTCTAATTAACACTCCGGGAGAAAAGATTAAGTTGGAACACATGCCGGTAATCAGTGAATACCTGGACGTATTTCCAGAGGAGTTGGAGTCTCTGCCGCCCGAAagggagattgaatttaaagttGACCTAGTACTCGGAACTACTCCTATTTCGAAAACCACTTATCGtatggcacctgctgagcttAAGGAGTTAAAGGTGCAATTGTAGGACTTGCTAGAACGGGGGTTCATACATGAGAGCGAGTCGCCGTGGAGAGCTCCagtattatttgttaaaaagaaggacaGAAGTTTAAGGTTATGCATTGACTATCGAGGGCTAAACGCAGTAactgttaagaataaatatcctttgccccacatcgatgagttgttcgattagttacaaggggctgtggtgttttctaagttggatctgtgacaagggtactatcaattgagaattaggaaggaggatgtgccaaaaacggcgtttaacactcgatatggacattttgagtttgcggtaatgccttttggcttaaccaatgccccagcggcattcatggattta
Protein-coding regions in this window:
- the LOC140015861 gene encoding uncharacterized protein, with amino-acid sequence MVEGTIPVFHWLAKILIDPGATHSFVIPAFMLGIDLKVERLPYDLEVRTPTGNQILLANEVYKKCDIWVGERKLVVDLISLAIKGYDVILGMDWLAHYHARVDCRMKVVEFCILGEAILKLDVRGMLASSTLISGIRVRKLLSRGARSYLAFLINTPGEKIKLEHMPVISEYLDVFPEELESLPPEREIEFKVDLVLGTTPISKTTYRMAPAELKELKVQL